The following are encoded together in the Balaenoptera acutorostrata chromosome 9, mBalAcu1.1, whole genome shotgun sequence genome:
- the ZFPL1 gene encoding zinc finger protein-like 1 isoform X2: protein MGLCKCPKRKVTNLFCFEHRVNVCEHCLVANHVKCIVQSYLQWLQDSDYNPNCRLCNIPLAARETTRLVCYDLFHWACLNERAAQLPQNTAPAGYQCPSCSGPIFPPTNLASPVASALREKLATVNWARAGLGLPLIDEVVSPEPEPLNTSDFSDWSSFNASGSAKQEEIASASAAPAFYSQVSRPSASPSRPEQHTVIHMSNPESLTHASAPRKVYDTRDDDRAPGLHGDCDDDKYRRRPALGWLAQLLRSRAGSRKRPLTLLQRAGLLLLLGLLGFLALLVLMSRLGRAAADSDPNLDPLMNPHIRVGPS from the exons ATGGGGCTTTGCAAGTGCCCCAAGAGGAAGGTGACCAACCTATTCTGCTTCGAACACCGGGTCAACGTCTGCGAGCACTGCCTGGTAGCCAATCACGTCAAG TGCATCGTCCAGTCCTACCTGCAGTGGCTCCAAGATAGCGATTACAACCCCAATTGCCGCCTCTGCAACATACCCCTGGCCGCCCGGGAGACGACCCGCCTGGTCTGTTATG ATCTCTTCCACTGGGCCTGCCTCAATGAACGTGCTGCCCAGCtaccccaaaacacagcacctGCTGGCTACCagtgccccagctgcagtggccCCATCTTCCCTCCAACCAACCTGGCCAGCCCCGTGGCCTCCGCACTGAGAGAGAAGCTGGCCACAGTCAACTGGGCCCGGGCAGGACTGGGTCTTCCTCTG ATTGACGAGGTGGTGAGCCCAGAGCCTGAGCCCCTCAACACTTCCGACTTCTCTGACTGGTCCAGCTTTAATG CCAGTGGTAGCGCCAAACAAGAGGAGATAGCCAGCGCTTCTGCTGCCCCAGCCTTCTACAGCCAAGTCTCCCGGCCCTCCGCTTCCCCGAGCCGACCCGAGCAGCACACGGTGATCCACATGAGCAATCCCGAGTCTTTGACTCACG CCTCAGCCCCAAGGAAGGTGTATGACACGCGGGATGACGACCGGGCACCAGGCCTCCATGGGGATTGTGACGATGACAAGTACCGTCGCCGGCCTGCCCTGGGCTGGCTGGCCCAGCTGCTCAG GAGCCGGGCTGGGTCTCGTAAGCGGCCGCTGACCCTGCTCCAGCGGGCAGGGCTGCTgctgctcctggggctgctgggctTCCTGGCCCTCCTCGTGCTCATGTCTCGCCTGGGCCGGGCTGCGGCTGACAGCGATCCCAACCTGGACCCGCTCATGAACCCTCACATCCGTGTGGGTCCCTCCTGA
- the ZFPL1 gene encoding zinc finger protein-like 1 isoform X1 produces the protein MQGAWPELRGTVGRSLGLGRVREVSRAGSTMGLCKCPKRKVTNLFCFEHRVNVCEHCLVANHVKCIVQSYLQWLQDSDYNPNCRLCNIPLAARETTRLVCYDLFHWACLNERAAQLPQNTAPAGYQCPSCSGPIFPPTNLASPVASALREKLATVNWARAGLGLPLIDEVVSPEPEPLNTSDFSDWSSFNASGSAKQEEIASASAAPAFYSQVSRPSASPSRPEQHTVIHMSNPESLTHASAPRKVYDTRDDDRAPGLHGDCDDDKYRRRPALGWLAQLLRSRAGSRKRPLTLLQRAGLLLLLGLLGFLALLVLMSRLGRAAADSDPNLDPLMNPHIRVGPS, from the exons ATGCAGGGGGCGTGGCCGGAATTGAGAGGGACGGTGGGCAGGAGTTTGGGGTTGGGGCGAGTACGAGAGGTGTCTAGGGCAG GGTCGACTATGGGGCTTTGCAAGTGCCCCAAGAGGAAGGTGACCAACCTATTCTGCTTCGAACACCGGGTCAACGTCTGCGAGCACTGCCTGGTAGCCAATCACGTCAAG TGCATCGTCCAGTCCTACCTGCAGTGGCTCCAAGATAGCGATTACAACCCCAATTGCCGCCTCTGCAACATACCCCTGGCCGCCCGGGAGACGACCCGCCTGGTCTGTTATG ATCTCTTCCACTGGGCCTGCCTCAATGAACGTGCTGCCCAGCtaccccaaaacacagcacctGCTGGCTACCagtgccccagctgcagtggccCCATCTTCCCTCCAACCAACCTGGCCAGCCCCGTGGCCTCCGCACTGAGAGAGAAGCTGGCCACAGTCAACTGGGCCCGGGCAGGACTGGGTCTTCCTCTG ATTGACGAGGTGGTGAGCCCAGAGCCTGAGCCCCTCAACACTTCCGACTTCTCTGACTGGTCCAGCTTTAATG CCAGTGGTAGCGCCAAACAAGAGGAGATAGCCAGCGCTTCTGCTGCCCCAGCCTTCTACAGCCAAGTCTCCCGGCCCTCCGCTTCCCCGAGCCGACCCGAGCAGCACACGGTGATCCACATGAGCAATCCCGAGTCTTTGACTCACG CCTCAGCCCCAAGGAAGGTGTATGACACGCGGGATGACGACCGGGCACCAGGCCTCCATGGGGATTGTGACGATGACAAGTACCGTCGCCGGCCTGCCCTGGGCTGGCTGGCCCAGCTGCTCAG GAGCCGGGCTGGGTCTCGTAAGCGGCCGCTGACCCTGCTCCAGCGGGCAGGGCTGCTgctgctcctggggctgctgggctTCCTGGCCCTCCTCGTGCTCATGTCTCGCCTGGGCCGGGCTGCGGCTGACAGCGATCCCAACCTGGACCCGCTCATGAACCCTCACATCCGTGTGGGTCCCTCCTGA
- the TMEM262 gene encoding cation channel sperm-associated auxiliary subunit TMEM262 isoform X2 — MQWTERGPWSQRGGPASQTQPTTCFHMAWGHSPTGWGLQFSQVIGICWAAVGSLYAEMTQDKFRRCFSLTILMLNGAMFFNRLSLEFLAIQYREENH, encoded by the exons ATGCAGTGGACGGAGCGCGGGCCGTGGAGCCAGAGAGG GGGTCCTGCCAGCCAAACacagcccaccacctgttttcaTATGGCCt GGGGCCACTCTCCCACGGGATGGGGCCTACAGTTCTCCCAGGTGATCGGCATCTGCTGGGCTGCCGTGGGGTCACTCTACGCTGAGATGACACAGGACAAGTTTCGTCGATGCTTTTCACTGACCATCCTGA TGCTCAACGGAGCCATGTTCTTCAACCGCCTGTCCCTGGAGTTTCTGGCCATTCAGTACCGGGAAGAGAACCACTGA
- the ZFPL1 gene encoding zinc finger protein-like 1 isoform X3 produces MQGAWPELRGTVGRSLGLGRVREVSRAGSTMGLCKCPKRKVTNLFCFEHRVNVCEHCLVANHVKCIVQSYLQWLQDSDYNPNCRLCNIPLAARETTRLVCYDLFHWACLNERAAQLPQNTAPAGYQCPSCSGPIFPPTNLASPVASALREKLATVNWARAGLGLPLIDEVVSPEPEPLNTSDFSDWSSFNASGSAKQEEIASASAAPAFYSQVSRPSASPSRPEQHTVIHMSNPESLTHASAPRKVYDTRDDDRAPGLHGDCDDDKYRRRPALGWLAQLLSLGPRPQWFSSRY; encoded by the exons ATGCAGGGGGCGTGGCCGGAATTGAGAGGGACGGTGGGCAGGAGTTTGGGGTTGGGGCGAGTACGAGAGGTGTCTAGGGCAG GGTCGACTATGGGGCTTTGCAAGTGCCCCAAGAGGAAGGTGACCAACCTATTCTGCTTCGAACACCGGGTCAACGTCTGCGAGCACTGCCTGGTAGCCAATCACGTCAAG TGCATCGTCCAGTCCTACCTGCAGTGGCTCCAAGATAGCGATTACAACCCCAATTGCCGCCTCTGCAACATACCCCTGGCCGCCCGGGAGACGACCCGCCTGGTCTGTTATG ATCTCTTCCACTGGGCCTGCCTCAATGAACGTGCTGCCCAGCtaccccaaaacacagcacctGCTGGCTACCagtgccccagctgcagtggccCCATCTTCCCTCCAACCAACCTGGCCAGCCCCGTGGCCTCCGCACTGAGAGAGAAGCTGGCCACAGTCAACTGGGCCCGGGCAGGACTGGGTCTTCCTCTG ATTGACGAGGTGGTGAGCCCAGAGCCTGAGCCCCTCAACACTTCCGACTTCTCTGACTGGTCCAGCTTTAATG CCAGTGGTAGCGCCAAACAAGAGGAGATAGCCAGCGCTTCTGCTGCCCCAGCCTTCTACAGCCAAGTCTCCCGGCCCTCCGCTTCCCCGAGCCGACCCGAGCAGCACACGGTGATCCACATGAGCAATCCCGAGTCTTTGACTCACG CCTCAGCCCCAAGGAAGGTGTATGACACGCGGGATGACGACCGGGCACCAGGCCTCCATGGGGATTGTGACGATGACAAGTACCGTCGCCGGCCTGCCCTGGGCTGGCTGGCCCAGCTGCTCAG CCTGGGCCCCAGGCCTCAGTGGTTCTCTTCCCGGTACTGA
- the ZFPL1 gene encoding zinc finger protein-like 1 isoform X4, with translation MQGAWPELRGTVGRSLGLGRVREVSRAGSTMGLCKCPKRKVTNLFCFEHRVNVCEHCLVANHVKCIVQSYLQWLQDSDYNPNCRLCNIPLAARETTRLVCYDLFHWACLNERAAQLPQNTAPAGYQCPSCSGPIFPPTNLASPVASALREKLATVNWARAGLGLPLIDEVVSPEPEPLNTSDFSDWSSFNASGSAKQEEIASASAAPAFYSQVSRPSASPSRPEQHTVIHMSNPESLTHASAPRKVYDTRDDDRAPGLHGDCDDDKYRRRPALGWLAQLLRGRV, from the exons ATGCAGGGGGCGTGGCCGGAATTGAGAGGGACGGTGGGCAGGAGTTTGGGGTTGGGGCGAGTACGAGAGGTGTCTAGGGCAG GGTCGACTATGGGGCTTTGCAAGTGCCCCAAGAGGAAGGTGACCAACCTATTCTGCTTCGAACACCGGGTCAACGTCTGCGAGCACTGCCTGGTAGCCAATCACGTCAAG TGCATCGTCCAGTCCTACCTGCAGTGGCTCCAAGATAGCGATTACAACCCCAATTGCCGCCTCTGCAACATACCCCTGGCCGCCCGGGAGACGACCCGCCTGGTCTGTTATG ATCTCTTCCACTGGGCCTGCCTCAATGAACGTGCTGCCCAGCtaccccaaaacacagcacctGCTGGCTACCagtgccccagctgcagtggccCCATCTTCCCTCCAACCAACCTGGCCAGCCCCGTGGCCTCCGCACTGAGAGAGAAGCTGGCCACAGTCAACTGGGCCCGGGCAGGACTGGGTCTTCCTCTG ATTGACGAGGTGGTGAGCCCAGAGCCTGAGCCCCTCAACACTTCCGACTTCTCTGACTGGTCCAGCTTTAATG CCAGTGGTAGCGCCAAACAAGAGGAGATAGCCAGCGCTTCTGCTGCCCCAGCCTTCTACAGCCAAGTCTCCCGGCCCTCCGCTTCCCCGAGCCGACCCGAGCAGCACACGGTGATCCACATGAGCAATCCCGAGTCTTTGACTCACG CCTCAGCCCCAAGGAAGGTGTATGACACGCGGGATGACGACCGGGCACCAGGCCTCCATGGGGATTGTGACGATGACAAGTACCGTCGCCGGCCTGCCCTGGGCTGGCTGGCCCAGCTGCTCAG gggacgtgtttga
- the ZFPL1 gene encoding zinc finger protein-like 1 isoform X5, whose product MQGAWPELRGTVGRSLGLGRVREVSRAGSTMGLCKCPKRKVTNLFCFEHRVNVCEHCLVANHVKCIVQSYLQWLQDSDYNPNCRLCNIPLAARETTRLVCYDLFHWACLNERAAQLPQNTAPAGYQCPSCSGPIFPPTNLASPVASALREKLATVNWARAGLGLPLIDEVVSPEPEPLNTSDFSDWSSFNASGSAKQEEIASASAAPAFYSQVSRPSASPSRPEQHTVIHMSNPESLTHASAPRKVYDTRDDDRAPGLHGDCDDDKYRRRPALGWLAQLLSVE is encoded by the exons ATGCAGGGGGCGTGGCCGGAATTGAGAGGGACGGTGGGCAGGAGTTTGGGGTTGGGGCGAGTACGAGAGGTGTCTAGGGCAG GGTCGACTATGGGGCTTTGCAAGTGCCCCAAGAGGAAGGTGACCAACCTATTCTGCTTCGAACACCGGGTCAACGTCTGCGAGCACTGCCTGGTAGCCAATCACGTCAAG TGCATCGTCCAGTCCTACCTGCAGTGGCTCCAAGATAGCGATTACAACCCCAATTGCCGCCTCTGCAACATACCCCTGGCCGCCCGGGAGACGACCCGCCTGGTCTGTTATG ATCTCTTCCACTGGGCCTGCCTCAATGAACGTGCTGCCCAGCtaccccaaaacacagcacctGCTGGCTACCagtgccccagctgcagtggccCCATCTTCCCTCCAACCAACCTGGCCAGCCCCGTGGCCTCCGCACTGAGAGAGAAGCTGGCCACAGTCAACTGGGCCCGGGCAGGACTGGGTCTTCCTCTG ATTGACGAGGTGGTGAGCCCAGAGCCTGAGCCCCTCAACACTTCCGACTTCTCTGACTGGTCCAGCTTTAATG CCAGTGGTAGCGCCAAACAAGAGGAGATAGCCAGCGCTTCTGCTGCCCCAGCCTTCTACAGCCAAGTCTCCCGGCCCTCCGCTTCCCCGAGCCGACCCGAGCAGCACACGGTGATCCACATGAGCAATCCCGAGTCTTTGACTCACG CCTCAGCCCCAAGGAAGGTGTATGACACGCGGGATGACGACCGGGCACCAGGCCTCCATGGGGATTGTGACGATGACAAGTACCGTCGCCGGCCTGCCCTGGGCTGGCTGGCCCAGCTGCTCAG CGTAGAGTGA
- the TMEM262 gene encoding cation channel sperm-associated auxiliary subunit TMEM262 isoform X1, which yields MRWRDRVAVLFFPQGMILTMAALMLFFIHLAVFASDVHNFCVTHHYDRMSFRYTVVLMFSQVIGICWAAVGSLYAEMTQDKFRRCFSLTILMLNGAMFFNRLSLEFLAIQYREENH from the exons ATGCGGTGGCGGGACCGCGTGGCCGTGCTCTTCTTCCCACAAGGCATGATTCTCACCATGGCTGCACTGATGCTCTTCTTCATACACCTGGCCGTCTTCGCCAGCGACGTGCACAACTTCTGTGTCACCCACCACTATGACCGCATGAGCTTCCGCTACACAGTTGTCCTGATG TTCTCCCAGGTGATCGGCATCTGCTGGGCTGCCGTGGGGTCACTCTACGCTGAGATGACACAGGACAAGTTTCGTCGATGCTTTTCACTGACCATCCTGA TGCTCAACGGAGCCATGTTCTTCAACCGCCTGTCCCTGGAGTTTCTGGCCATTCAGTACCGGGAAGAGAACCACTGA